A single window of Treponema denticola ATCC 35405 DNA harbors:
- a CDS encoding uracil-DNA glycosylase family protein codes for MTSKKRPAYNSRKEHVHPFEAYVLENTNTLILGTFPGKKFTDPNKENDKEDWYYGTDRNEFWALIEYALGCKRNSLQTKDEKQKFLTEHKIGITDIIKKARRRQNNNLDINLNVIEITNLDFIIDKCKDIHMIILTSKDMYTRFFIPYYVKKYNAIFKEDKNKEPETHEEKGKKINIYYYTFKGRPIRVVPLHSPARKNVSIKIKKALYKYILKNNK; via the coding sequence ATGACAAGCAAAAAAAGACCTGCTTACAATAGCAGAAAAGAACATGTACATCCGTTTGAGGCTTATGTTCTGGAAAATACGAATACCCTAATACTGGGTACTTTCCCCGGAAAGAAGTTCACAGATCCTAATAAAGAGAATGACAAAGAAGATTGGTATTATGGAACAGATCGTAACGAATTTTGGGCATTAATAGAATATGCTTTAGGCTGTAAACGAAATTCATTGCAAACAAAAGACGAAAAACAAAAGTTTCTAACAGAACACAAAATAGGCATAACAGATATTATCAAAAAAGCAAGACGCAGGCAAAATAATAATTTAGATATAAATCTTAATGTTATAGAAATTACTAATCTAGATTTCATTATTGATAAATGCAAAGACATTCATATGATAATTTTGACTTCCAAAGACATGTATACAAGATTTTTTATACCATACTATGTAAAAAAATATAATGCTATTTTTAAAGAAGACAAGAATAAGGAACCGGAAACTCATGAAGAGAAAGGTAAAAAAATAAATATCTATTATTATACTTTTAAAGGAAGACCAATTCGTGTTGTCCCATTGCACAGTCCCGCAAGAAAAAATGTATCAATCAAGATAAAAAAAGCACTATATAAATATATACTAAAAAATAATAAGTAA